The following are from one region of the Nocardia terpenica genome:
- a CDS encoding glycosyltransferase family 2 protein, which translates to MSASDTGESTQSKTQLAVITVTYSPGEHLEHFIGTLATATDEKPQVILADNGSTDGTPELAAESNEHVRLLRTGGNIGYGGAINRAVAEVDPEIEFVVIANPDVRWGTDSIDQLLAAARRWPRAGALGPLIHEPDGSVYPSARRVPGLLDGAGHAILGTIWPANPWTTRYRQENAEIAERTVGWLSGSCLLVRRAAFDAIDGFDSRYFMYMEDVDFGDRLGKAGWHNVFVPSAQVTHAKGHAAGRHPETMLPAHHASAYRFQADRHPHWWQAPLRVALRAGLAIRCRLAVRSALRERDRAAL; encoded by the coding sequence GTGAGCGCTTCGGATACCGGCGAATCAACCCAGTCGAAGACCCAGCTGGCCGTCATCACGGTGACCTACTCACCGGGCGAGCACCTCGAACACTTCATCGGCACGCTCGCCACCGCCACCGATGAGAAACCGCAGGTCATCCTGGCCGACAACGGGTCGACCGACGGGACGCCGGAGCTGGCGGCCGAATCCAACGAGCATGTCCGGCTGCTCCGGACCGGCGGCAATATCGGCTACGGCGGCGCGATCAATCGCGCGGTCGCCGAGGTCGATCCGGAGATCGAGTTCGTGGTCATCGCCAACCCTGACGTGCGCTGGGGCACCGATTCGATCGATCAGCTGCTCGCCGCCGCCCGGCGCTGGCCGCGCGCGGGCGCGCTCGGCCCGCTCATCCACGAGCCCGACGGCAGCGTCTACCCGTCCGCGCGCCGGGTGCCGGGCCTGCTCGACGGCGCGGGCCACGCCATCCTCGGCACGATCTGGCCCGCCAACCCGTGGACCACGCGGTACCGGCAGGAGAACGCGGAGATCGCCGAGCGGACCGTCGGCTGGCTGTCCGGCTCCTGCCTGCTGGTGCGCCGCGCCGCCTTCGACGCCATCGACGGATTCGACTCCCGTTACTTCATGTATATGGAAGATGTCGACTTCGGTGACCGACTGGGCAAGGCGGGCTGGCACAATGTATTTGTGCCGTCGGCGCAGGTCACGCACGCCAAGGGCCATGCGGCGGGCCGTCACCCCGAGACCATGCTGCCCGCCCATCACGCGTCCGCGTACCGTTTTCAGGCCGACCGGCATCCGCACTGGTGGCAGGCACCGCTGCGGGTGGCATTGCGCGCCGGACTTGCCATCCGCTGCAGGCTTGCGGTTCGATCTGCGCTGCGTGAGCGCGACCGCGCGGCGCTGTAG
- a CDS encoding sugar phosphate nucleotidyltransferase, whose translation MADNASTDAVILVGGQGTRLRPLTLSAPKPMLPVAGLPFLHHLLARIADAGITHVVLGTSFRAEVFEEHFGDGAELGLDIEYVTETDPLGTGGGIRNVLPRLRADTVLVFNGDVLGGTDLGAVLDTHAATNADVTLHLVRVSDPRAFGCVPTDENGRVTAFLEKTQDPPTDQINAGCYVFRREYIEKIPSGRPVSVEREVFPSLLAEGAHIQGHVDTSYWRDMGTPEDFVRGSADLVRGIAPSPALPGQRGESLVHAGAGVAPGALLIGGTVVGRGAEVGAGARLDGAVLFDGARVDAGATVERSIIGFGAHIGPRALVRDAVIGDGANVGARCELLRGARVWPGVDLPDGGIRFSTDV comes from the coding sequence ATGGCCGACAACGCGTCCACGGATGCCGTGATCCTGGTGGGTGGGCAGGGCACACGGCTACGGCCGCTGACCCTGTCGGCGCCCAAGCCGATGCTGCCGGTCGCGGGTCTGCCGTTTCTCCATCACCTGCTCGCGCGCATCGCCGACGCGGGCATCACGCACGTGGTGCTGGGCACCTCGTTCCGGGCCGAGGTGTTCGAGGAGCACTTCGGCGACGGCGCCGAGCTGGGCCTCGACATCGAGTACGTGACCGAGACCGACCCGCTGGGCACCGGCGGCGGCATCCGCAACGTGCTGCCCCGGCTGCGCGCCGACACCGTGCTGGTGTTCAACGGCGACGTGCTCGGCGGCACCGACCTGGGCGCGGTGCTCGACACCCACGCCGCCACCAATGCCGACGTGACCCTGCACCTGGTCCGGGTGAGCGATCCGCGCGCGTTCGGCTGCGTGCCCACCGACGAGAACGGCCGGGTCACAGCGTTTTTGGAGAAGACCCAGGACCCGCCGACCGATCAGATCAACGCCGGGTGCTACGTGTTCCGGCGCGAGTACATCGAGAAGATCCCGAGCGGCCGCCCGGTATCGGTGGAGCGCGAGGTGTTCCCGTCGCTGCTCGCCGAGGGCGCGCACATCCAGGGCCATGTCGACACCTCGTACTGGCGCGATATGGGCACCCCCGAGGACTTCGTCCGCGGATCGGCGGACCTGGTGCGCGGCATCGCACCCTCGCCCGCGCTGCCGGGCCAGCGCGGCGAATCGCTGGTCCACGCCGGAGCCGGGGTTGCGCCGGGCGCCCTGCTGATCGGCGGCACGGTGGTCGGCCGCGGCGCCGAGGTCGGGGCGGGCGCCCGCCTCGACGGCGCGGTCCTCTTCGACGGCGCCCGCGTCGACGCCGGCGCCACGGTCGAACGCTCGATCATCGGCTTCGGCGCCCACATCGGCCCCCGCGCCCTGGTCCGCGACGCCGTCATCGGCGATGGCGCGAACGTCGGCGCCCGCTGCGAACTACTACGCGGCGCCCGAGTGTGGCCGGGAGTGGACCTCCCGGACGGCGGCATCAGATTCTCGACGGACGTGTAG
- a CDS encoding TetR/AcrR family transcriptional regulator: MTAQSRRERQRAERHQLIVRTAREIAESSGWEAVTVRRLAEAIEYSQPVLYSHFAGKDAIVAAVAEQGFAEMGAESRALREAAAGPAEALTAVAGGYLEFARRSPALYDAMFVQKVDLRFGADAPQALRDAFAELVAVFAPFAGEADVETFTEVAWGALHGLATLDHDGRLRPDFREQRLAVLVAQWTRG; encoded by the coding sequence GTGACCGCACAGAGTCGACGTGAGCGTCAGCGCGCCGAGCGCCATCAGTTGATTGTCCGGACCGCCCGGGAGATTGCGGAGAGCAGTGGGTGGGAGGCGGTGACCGTGCGGCGGCTGGCCGAGGCGATCGAATACAGCCAGCCGGTGCTTTACAGTCACTTCGCCGGGAAGGATGCGATCGTCGCCGCGGTGGCCGAGCAGGGGTTCGCCGAGATGGGGGCGGAGTCTCGCGCGCTGCGGGAGGCGGCCGCCGGGCCTGCGGAGGCGCTGACGGCGGTGGCCGGTGGGTATCTCGAGTTCGCTCGTCGCAGCCCGGCGCTCTACGACGCGATGTTCGTGCAGAAGGTCGATCTGCGGTTCGGGGCCGATGCCCCGCAGGCGTTGCGGGATGCGTTCGCCGAGCTGGTGGCGGTGTTCGCGCCGTTCGCGGGCGAGGCCGATGTGGAGACCTTCACCGAGGTCGCCTGGGGCGCGCTGCACGGCCTGGCCACCCTCGACCACGACGGCCGCCTGCGCCCCGACTTTCGCGAGCAGCGGCTGGCCGTTCTGGTCGCGCAATGGACCCGCGGCTGA
- a CDS encoding phytoene desaturase family protein: protein MTDAVVVGSGPNGLAAAVILARAGLEVEVHEAADTVGGGCRTAELTLPGYHHDVCAGAHPMALASPFFRAFDLAAHGVEMLVPEVSYAHPLDGGVAALAWRDLERTAAGLGRDGGAWRRLFGPIVRRWEAAVDLAMSDMRHPPLGDPLTAVRFGRRVLEQASPLWNLRFRDELAPALFTGVSAHAIVAPPAFSASGVAMLLGALAHAGGWPVARGGSQAIVDALAAEVEARGGRIVTGHRVDSLDEFRGARTVLFDTAPAELLRVADARLPRRYARSLGRYRYGGAACKVDFALSGPVPWQASGCERAGTLHLVGTRAEAAAAEKAVAAGRFAERPYVLTIQPGVVDSTRAPEGGHTLYTYAHVPHGSTRDVSDAVIAQIERFAPGFRDLILATHVRTASAMPAYNANYVGGDISAGAMTLRQTVFRPTPRWNPYATPLRGVYLCSSATSPGPGVHGMSGLHAAHHTLRTDFGIPTHPLDLLRSVPIR from the coding sequence ATGACGGATGCGGTGGTGGTGGGGTCGGGCCCGAACGGGCTTGCCGCGGCGGTGATTCTGGCCCGGGCGGGGCTCGAGGTCGAGGTGCACGAGGCGGCGGACACGGTCGGGGGCGGCTGCCGGACCGCGGAGCTCACCCTGCCCGGATACCACCACGACGTGTGCGCCGGCGCGCATCCGATGGCCTTGGCGTCACCCTTTTTTCGCGCCTTCGATCTGGCGGCGCACGGCGTGGAGATGCTCGTCCCGGAGGTCTCCTACGCGCACCCGCTGGACGGGGGAGTGGCGGCGCTGGCGTGGCGCGACCTCGAGCGCACCGCCGCCGGGCTCGGTCGCGACGGCGGGGCGTGGCGGCGGCTGTTCGGACCGATCGTCCGGCGCTGGGAGGCCGCGGTCGACCTGGCGATGTCGGATATGCGGCACCCGCCGCTCGGCGATCCGCTGACCGCGGTGCGCTTCGGCCGCCGGGTGCTGGAACAGGCGTCGCCGCTGTGGAATCTGCGCTTTCGCGACGAGCTCGCCCCCGCCCTGTTCACCGGGGTCAGCGCGCACGCCATCGTGGCGCCGCCCGCGTTCTCGGCGTCCGGGGTGGCGATGCTGCTCGGCGCGCTCGCCCATGCCGGCGGCTGGCCGGTGGCGCGCGGCGGCAGCCAGGCCATCGTGGACGCGCTGGCCGCCGAGGTCGAGGCGCGCGGCGGCCGCATCGTGACCGGGCACCGGGTCGACTCGCTGGACGAATTCCGCGGCGCCCGAACGGTTCTGTTCGATACCGCCCCCGCCGAACTGCTCCGGGTGGCCGATGCCCGCCTGCCCCGCCGCTATGCCCGCTCGCTGGGCCGGTACCGCTACGGCGGGGCCGCGTGCAAGGTGGATTTCGCGCTGTCGGGACCGGTGCCGTGGCAGGCGAGCGGCTGTGAGCGCGCGGGCACCCTGCATCTGGTCGGCACCCGGGCCGAGGCGGCGGCCGCCGAAAAGGCCGTCGCCGCAGGGCGATTCGCCGAGCGGCCGTACGTGCTGACCATTCAGCCCGGCGTCGTGGACTCCACCCGCGCCCCCGAGGGCGGGCACACGCTCTACACCTACGCCCATGTCCCGCACGGTTCCACCCGCGACGTCAGCGATGCCGTCATCGCCCAGATCGAGCGGTTCGCCCCGGGTTTCCGCGATCTGATCCTCGCCACGCACGTCCGCACCGCCTCGGCCATGCCCGCCTACAACGCCAACTACGTCGGCGGCGACATCTCGGCGGGCGCAATGACCCTGCGCCAGACCGTCTTCCGCCCCACCCCCCGCTGGAACCCCTACGCCACCCCGCTGCGCGGCGTCTACCTCTGCTCCTCCGCCACTTCCCCGGGCCCCGGCGTGCACGGCATGTCCGGCCTCCACGCCGCCCACCACACCCTCCGCACCGACTTCGGCATCCCCACCCACCCCCTGGACCTCCTGCGATCCGTGCCCATCCGCTAG
- a CDS encoding cation diffusion facilitator family transporter yields the protein MSAGGGRKAILAALSANLGIAIAKFVGAAITGSGSMLAEAVHSVADTGNQGLLLLGQHRAAQEADEKHPFGYARNRYFYSFVVALVLFTLGAMYAIWEGVHKIRHPEELSSPVVAVVILALAAALEGYSFTTAMRESAPLRGGAGWWRFIRTSRNPELPVVLLEDTGALIGLLIALAAVVLTMLTGNAIWDGIGTLGIGILLGAIAVVLIVEMKSLLIGEGATPEEIRAIRENLVDGARIDRVIHLRTEYLGPEDLMIAAKVAIVPGLDIAAIAEAIDAAESRVRTAVPTAKLMYIEPDLYRSQPA from the coding sequence ATGTCTGCGGGCGGTGGTAGGAAGGCGATTCTGGCGGCGCTGAGCGCCAATCTGGGGATCGCGATCGCGAAGTTCGTCGGCGCGGCGATCACCGGGTCGGGGTCGATGCTGGCCGAGGCGGTGCACTCGGTGGCCGATACCGGCAATCAGGGCCTGCTGCTGCTCGGGCAGCATCGGGCCGCGCAGGAGGCCGACGAGAAGCACCCGTTCGGGTACGCGCGCAATCGGTACTTCTACTCGTTCGTGGTGGCGCTGGTGCTGTTCACCCTCGGCGCGATGTACGCGATCTGGGAAGGCGTGCACAAGATCCGGCATCCGGAGGAGCTGAGTTCCCCGGTGGTGGCGGTGGTCATCCTGGCCCTCGCGGCGGCGCTGGAGGGCTACAGCTTCACCACGGCCATGCGCGAATCCGCGCCGCTGCGGGGCGGGGCGGGCTGGTGGCGATTCATCCGCACCTCCCGCAATCCGGAGCTGCCGGTGGTGCTGCTCGAGGACACCGGCGCGCTGATCGGCCTGCTGATCGCGCTGGCCGCGGTCGTGCTGACCATGCTCACCGGCAACGCGATCTGGGACGGCATCGGTACCCTCGGCATCGGAATCCTGTTGGGCGCCATCGCCGTCGTGCTGATCGTGGAGATGAAGAGCCTGCTGATCGGCGAGGGCGCCACCCCCGAGGAGATCCGGGCCATTCGCGAGAACCTGGTCGACGGCGCCCGCATCGACCGCGTCATCCACCTCCGCACCGAATACCTCGGCCCGGAGGACCTGATGATCGCCGCCAAGGTAGCCATCGTTCCCGGCCTCGACATCGCCGCCATCGCCGAGGCCATCGACGCCGCCGAATCCCGGGTCCGCACCGCGGTCCCCACCGCCAAACTCATGTACATCGAACCGGACCTGTACCGCTCCCAACCGGCCTAG
- the manA gene encoding mannose-6-phosphate isomerase, class I — MHELVGALRTYAWGSRTALAQLCGRPVPSAHPEAELWFGAHPADPAQVSVDGRARSLLELVSADPRHELGSVASAFDDRLPFLLKILAAEEPLSLQAHPSAEQARAGFERENRTRVPLDSPMRNYRDDSHKPELVVALERFEALAGFRDPRRTVALFDALAVPELAQYAELLAAQPDSAGLRTLFTTWITLPQAALGTLLPKVLDGCVRYLSDKPAGDRPAAAKEFAAEARTTLELAEAYPGDAGVLAALLLNRLTLEPGQGLFLAAGNLHAYLRGVGVEIMANSDNVLRGGLTPKHVDVPELLRVLDFEPLEVPIVAAEPVGGGIFRYHTPAPEFALRRIELAEGAPPTAVDRSGPAVLLCTSGTVRLLQGSDELKITPGKAAWISAADTDIHAQAVDGAAQLFCACVGKD, encoded by the coding sequence GTGCACGAACTCGTTGGTGCGTTGCGTACCTATGCCTGGGGTTCGCGCACCGCGCTCGCTCAGCTGTGCGGCCGACCGGTTCCCTCCGCCCATCCGGAGGCCGAACTCTGGTTCGGCGCCCACCCCGCCGATCCGGCGCAGGTGAGCGTCGACGGGCGCGCCCGCTCGCTGCTGGAGCTGGTCTCCGCCGATCCGCGGCACGAATTGGGCTCGGTCGCTTCGGCATTCGACGACCGGCTGCCGTTCCTGCTGAAGATCCTGGCCGCCGAGGAGCCGCTGTCGCTGCAGGCGCACCCGAGCGCCGAGCAGGCCCGCGCGGGCTTCGAGCGGGAGAACCGCACCCGGGTGCCGCTGGATTCGCCGATGCGCAACTACCGCGACGACAGCCACAAGCCCGAGCTGGTGGTAGCGCTGGAGCGGTTCGAGGCGCTGGCCGGGTTCCGCGATCCGCGCCGCACCGTGGCGCTGTTCGACGCGCTGGCCGTGCCGGAGCTGGCGCAGTACGCGGAACTGCTTGCCGCCCAGCCGGATTCGGCGGGGTTACGGACGCTGTTCACCACCTGGATCACGCTGCCGCAGGCGGCGCTGGGCACGCTGCTGCCGAAGGTGCTCGACGGCTGCGTGCGCTACCTGTCCGACAAGCCCGCGGGCGATCGACCGGCCGCCGCCAAGGAGTTCGCGGCCGAGGCCCGCACCACGCTGGAGCTGGCCGAGGCGTATCCGGGCGATGCCGGGGTTTTGGCGGCGCTGCTGCTGAACCGGTTGACGCTGGAGCCCGGGCAGGGGTTGTTCCTGGCGGCCGGGAATCTGCACGCGTATCTGCGCGGCGTCGGGGTGGAGATCATGGCCAACTCCGACAATGTGCTGCGCGGCGGCCTCACGCCCAAGCACGTGGACGTGCCGGAGCTGCTGCGGGTGCTGGACTTCGAACCGCTCGAGGTGCCGATCGTGGCGGCGGAACCGGTGGGCGGCGGCATCTTCCGCTACCACACCCCCGCGCCGGAATTCGCGCTGCGCCGCATCGAATTGGCCGAGGGTGCGCCACCGACCGCCGTCGACCGCAGCGGCCCCGCGGTCCTGCTGTGCACGTCCGGCACCGTCCGACTGCTCCAGGGTTCCGACGAACTGAAGATCACGCCGGGAAAGGCCGCGTGGATCTCGGCCGCCGACACCGATATTCACGCCCAGGCGGTCGACGGCGCGGCGCAACTGTTCTGCGCGTGCGTGGGCAAGGATTGA
- a CDS encoding tobH protein, producing MIAGTPVLDLDDVASLEAADSGGTLRSAASGGAQVRAVAADVAEDALARLRDLRPRSLVMVSGSGRAARAAALLVAAFGERAALPIVPVTSIPQWVGPLDVVLIAGDDAGDPRLIGSVDRALRRGAEVVIAAPDEGPLRAAAAGRAALLPPRVRVLDHNRLLRFLAVGMAVLKTVDPTHIDPLVPDLDVLADVLDSEALRDGPNNEVFHNPAKTLAARMRERRLLLSGDSPAATQVARHAAEVLLQATGRIAASTGLAEAVTANNRMIESAGVAAPGFDPLFHDEQLDGPAPVDRVRVFVVSADADEMAARRRLAVFGANAGLVDADLVNVDAELMSTEASVPRATDPEQPAPGARRGGELEQLAVLILRLEMAAAYLRLLGCRPADADRPAHYDGGHF from the coding sequence ATGATCGCAGGGACACCGGTACTCGACCTCGATGACGTCGCCTCGCTGGAGGCCGCGGACTCCGGGGGCACATTACGATCGGCCGCGTCGGGCGGCGCCCAGGTGCGCGCCGTCGCGGCGGACGTCGCCGAGGACGCGCTCGCGCGCCTGCGGGATCTGCGGCCGCGCAGCCTGGTCATGGTCTCCGGTTCCGGGCGCGCCGCTCGCGCGGCCGCGCTGCTGGTGGCCGCCTTCGGCGAGCGTGCCGCGCTGCCGATCGTGCCCGTCACGTCCATCCCGCAGTGGGTGGGCCCGCTGGACGTGGTGCTGATCGCCGGCGACGACGCGGGCGACCCGCGACTGATCGGTTCGGTCGACCGCGCGCTGCGGCGCGGCGCCGAGGTGGTCATCGCCGCCCCCGACGAGGGCCCGCTGCGCGCGGCCGCCGCCGGACGGGCCGCGCTGTTACCGCCGCGGGTGCGGGTGCTCGACCACAATCGGCTGCTGCGCTTCCTGGCCGTCGGCATGGCCGTGCTGAAGACCGTCGACCCCACCCACATCGACCCGCTGGTTCCCGACCTGGACGTGCTGGCCGACGTGCTCGACTCCGAGGCGCTGCGCGACGGCCCGAACAACGAGGTCTTCCACAATCCGGCCAAGACGCTGGCCGCCCGCATGCGCGAGCGCCGCCTCCTGCTGTCCGGCGACTCCCCCGCCGCGACCCAGGTGGCCCGGCACGCCGCCGAGGTGCTGCTGCAGGCCACCGGCCGAATAGCGGCGTCGACCGGGCTGGCGGAGGCCGTGACCGCCAACAATCGGATGATCGAATCCGCGGGCGTGGCCGCGCCCGGCTTCGACCCGCTGTTCCACGACGAGCAGCTCGACGGCCCCGCCCCGGTCGATCGGGTGCGGGTGTTCGTGGTGAGCGCCGACGCCGACGAGATGGCCGCGCGCCGCCGCCTGGCCGTGTTCGGCGCGAACGCCGGGCTGGTGGACGCCGATCTGGTGAACGTCGACGCGGAGCTGATGAGCACCGAGGCCAGCGTGCCGCGCGCCACCGATCCCGAGCAGCCGGCCCCGGGCGCCCGCCGCGGCGGCGAGCTGGAACAGCTTGCGGTACTGATACTTCGGCTCGAGATGGCGGCGGCCTACTTACGTCTGCTCGGCTGCCGCCCGGCCGATGCCGACCGTCCCGCTCACTACGACGGGGGACACTTCTAG
- a CDS encoding phosphomannomutase/phosphoglucomutase produces the protein MTLARSAESVKAVVKAYDVRGVVGEQIDADFVRDVGASFARLMRGEGATRAVIGHDMRDSSPGLAAAFAEGVLGQGLDVVQIGLASTDELYFASGRLGCPGAMFTASHNPARYNGIKLCRANALPVGQDTGLATITRELIEGVPAHDGARGTATEQNLLDDYAEFLRGLVDLGALRPLRVAVDAGNGMGGYTVPAVLGAVPALTVEPLYFELDGSFPHHEANPLDPKNLVDLQEFVRRTRADIGLAFDGDADRCFVIDERGEPVSPSTITALVAERELAKEPGATVIHNLITSRAVPELVAELGGTPIRTRVGHSFIKQEMAATGAIFGGEHSAHYYFRDFWGADSGMLAALHVLAALGEKDRPMSELASSYATYAASGEINSTVADAKERTMAVVTAFEGRATSVDRLDGVTVQLPDDAWFNLRASNTEPLLRLNVEARSQEEVDTLVTEILSIVRD, from the coding sequence ATGACCCTCGCCCGCTCCGCCGAGTCCGTGAAAGCAGTTGTCAAGGCGTACGACGTGCGCGGAGTCGTCGGAGAGCAGATCGACGCGGATTTCGTTCGGGACGTGGGCGCTTCGTTCGCGCGGCTGATGCGCGGCGAGGGCGCGACCCGGGCCGTGATCGGGCACGACATGCGCGACTCCTCGCCCGGCCTGGCCGCCGCCTTCGCCGAGGGCGTGCTCGGGCAGGGGCTGGACGTGGTGCAGATCGGCCTGGCCTCCACCGACGAGCTCTACTTCGCCTCCGGGCGGCTCGGCTGCCCGGGCGCGATGTTCACCGCCAGCCACAACCCGGCCCGCTACAACGGCATCAAGCTGTGCCGGGCCAACGCGCTACCGGTCGGCCAGGACACCGGGCTGGCCACCATCACCCGCGAACTGATCGAGGGCGTCCCGGCGCACGACGGCGCGCGCGGCACCGCCACCGAGCAGAACCTGCTCGACGACTACGCCGAATTCCTGCGCGGGCTGGTCGATCTCGGCGCACTCCGCCCGCTGCGGGTCGCGGTGGACGCGGGCAACGGCATGGGCGGCTACACGGTGCCCGCCGTGCTCGGCGCGGTCCCGGCGCTGACCGTCGAACCGCTGTACTTCGAACTCGACGGCTCGTTCCCCCATCACGAGGCCAATCCGCTGGATCCGAAGAACCTGGTGGATCTGCAGGAGTTCGTCCGCCGCACCCGCGCCGACATCGGCCTGGCCTTCGACGGCGACGCCGACCGCTGCTTCGTGATCGACGAGCGGGGCGAGCCGGTGTCCCCCTCGACGATCACCGCCCTGGTGGCCGAGCGCGAGCTGGCCAAGGAGCCGGGCGCGACGGTCATCCACAACCTGATCACCTCGCGCGCGGTCCCGGAACTGGTCGCCGAGCTGGGCGGCACCCCGATCCGCACCCGGGTCGGCCACTCGTTCATCAAGCAGGAGATGGCGGCCACCGGGGCGATCTTCGGCGGCGAGCACTCCGCGCACTACTACTTCCGCGACTTCTGGGGCGCCGACTCCGGCATGCTCGCCGCCCTGCACGTGCTGGCCGCGCTCGGCGAGAAGGACCGGCCGATGTCGGAGCTCGCGTCCTCGTATGCAACATATGCCGCCTCCGGGGAGATCAATTCCACAGTGGCGGATGCGAAGGAGCGAACCATGGCGGTCGTCACGGCGTTCGAGGGACGGGCCACCTCGGTGGATCGGCTGGACGGGGTCACCGTGCAGCTGCCCGACGATGCCTGGTTCAATCTGCGTGCCTCCAATACCGAACCGCTGCTGCGCCTCAACGTCGAGGCCCGATCGCAGGAGGAAGTAGACACTCTCGTAACCGAGATCCTGAGCATCGTCCGCGACTGA
- a CDS encoding DUF3499 domain-containing protein — MRRCCRPGCKNPAVATLTYVYSDSTAVVGPLATVAEPHSWDLCETHASRITAPKGWELVRHEGGFSSSTPDDDDLTALAEAVREAGMRRRTPEPEQRRYPDQPPAPPRPSRTGRRGHLRVLPDPPN; from the coding sequence ATGCGTCGTTGCTGCCGTCCAGGCTGCAAGAACCCGGCCGTCGCGACGCTGACCTATGTGTACTCGGACTCGACCGCGGTCGTGGGCCCGCTGGCCACCGTCGCCGAACCGCACTCCTGGGACCTCTGCGAAACCCATGCGTCCCGGATCACCGCGCCCAAGGGCTGGGAGCTCGTCCGCCACGAGGGCGGCTTCTCCTCCAGCACCCCCGACGACGACGATCTGACCGCCCTCGCCGAGGCCGTCCGCGAGGCCGGAATGCGCCGCCGCACACCGGAACCCGAGCAGCGCCGCTACCCCGACCAGCCCCCCGCGCCGCCGCGCCCGAGCCGCACCGGCCGCCGCGGGCACCTGCGCGTACTCCCGGATCCCCCGAACTGA
- a CDS encoding metallopeptidase family protein: protein MTRSRKRSPTARSVLRRGRGVRGPMLPPTVPAWRTRGQQFDRMVLEAFAPLDGRWHDRLTKLDIAVDDVPKIRPLHPDSVTWPEEVVADGPVPLSRLIPAGVDSRGAATRARVVLFRKPLELRASDPDDLVDLLREVLVQQIATYLGVDPDVIDPEED from the coding sequence ATGACCCGTTCACGGAAGCGTTCGCCTACAGCGCGTTCGGTTTTGCGGCGTGGGCGTGGGGTCCGGGGACCCATGCTGCCGCCGACGGTGCCCGCCTGGCGCACCCGCGGTCAGCAGTTCGACCGGATGGTGCTGGAGGCGTTCGCTCCGCTGGACGGCCGCTGGCACGATCGGCTCACCAAGCTCGATATCGCGGTCGACGATGTCCCGAAAATCCGTCCGCTGCACCCGGATTCGGTGACCTGGCCGGAGGAGGTCGTCGCGGACGGGCCGGTGCCGCTGTCCCGGCTGATCCCGGCGGGGGTGGATTCCCGCGGCGCGGCGACACGCGCCCGCGTGGTGCTGTTCCGTAAGCCGCTCGAGCTGCGCGCGAGCGACCCGGACGACCTGGTGGACCTGCTCCGGGAGGTGCTCGTCCAGCAGATCGCCACCTATCTGGGTGTCGATCCGGACGTCATCGATCCCGAAGAGGATTGA
- a CDS encoding WhiB family transcriptional regulator: protein MFDTIEEQWQERALCAQTDPEAFFPEKGGSTREAKRICMGCEVRDECLEYALAHDERFGIWGGLSERERRRLKRGIG from the coding sequence ATGTTCGACACGATCGAGGAACAGTGGCAGGAACGGGCGCTGTGCGCCCAGACCGATCCGGAGGCGTTCTTCCCGGAGAAGGGCGGCTCCACCCGCGAGGCCAAGCGGATCTGCATGGGCTGCGAGGTCCGCGACGAGTGCCTGGAATACGCGCTCGCGCACGACGAACGCTTCGGCATCTGGGGCGGTCTGTCGGAGCGGGAGCGCCGCCGCCTGAAGCGGGGCATCGGCTAG